A region from the Campylobacter subantarcticus LMG 24377 genome encodes:
- the rseP gene encoding RIP metalloprotease RseP gives MRSYLFLFIILAIGFKFYSFSFLITLLVISFLIFFHELGHFLAAKHMRVDVEIFSIGFGKAIFKKTHKNTEYRLSALPFGGYVKLKGQDDLNPSEKKYEPNSYNTLSPLARIYILFAGPFFNFFLAFLLYIAIGFLGVQKLAPVIGDIAPNSAAEKANLQIGDKILSIDGVKIQSFEEIGKLVHIKPILLDIKRDNQLINITLTPQIDQGYNEFYQKVQKPLIGIAPKGEFVTIYHPGISSLKYAYEESIEASMLIFKGLAKIISGELDAKNMGGIITMVDITSKAANTSIVVLFLITALISINLGVLNLLPIPALDGGHILFNLYELIFKKEVPKVCFEYLSYFGMALLLSLMVFVTYNDITRFMNN, from the coding sequence TTGAGATCATATTTATTTTTATTTATTATCTTAGCCATTGGCTTTAAATTTTATTCTTTTAGTTTTTTAATAACACTTCTAGTCATATCCTTTTTAATTTTTTTTCACGAACTAGGGCATTTTTTAGCTGCAAAACATATGAGGGTTGATGTAGAAATTTTTAGTATAGGTTTTGGAAAAGCTATTTTTAAAAAAACTCATAAAAATACAGAATACCGCTTATCTGCTTTACCTTTTGGTGGTTATGTTAAGCTTAAAGGACAAGACGATTTAAATCCTAGTGAGAAAAAATATGAGCCAAATAGCTATAATACTCTAAGTCCTTTAGCTAGAATTTATATACTTTTTGCAGGACCATTTTTTAATTTCTTCTTAGCATTTTTGCTTTACATAGCTATTGGTTTTTTAGGTGTGCAAAAACTTGCACCTGTTATTGGAGATATAGCGCCAAATTCAGCCGCAGAAAAAGCAAATTTGCAAATTGGAGATAAAATTTTATCCATAGATGGAGTTAAAATCCAAAGCTTTGAAGAAATTGGCAAACTTGTTCATATAAAACCAATTTTACTTGATATAAAACGCGATAATCAACTCATCAATATCACTTTAACGCCACAAATTGATCAAGGATATAATGAGTTTTATCAAAAAGTTCAAAAACCATTAATTGGTATAGCACCTAAAGGTGAGTTTGTTACTATTTATCATCCAGGAATTAGTAGTTTAAAATACGCTTATGAAGAAAGTATAGAAGCCTCTATGCTTATTTTTAAAGGACTTGCTAAAATCATCAGCGGGGAATTAGATGCTAAAAATATGGGCGGGATCATCACTATGGTAGATATAACCTCTAAAGCAGCAAACACTAGTATAGTAGTTTTGTTTTTAATCACTGCTTTAATTTCTATCAATCTTGGAGTATTAAATTTACTTCCCATCCCAGCACTAGATGGAGGACATATACTTTTTAACCTTTATGAGTTAATCTTTAAAAAAGAAGTTCCAAAAGTATGCTTTGAATATCTTAGTTATTTTGGCATGGCTTTGCTTTTAAGTTTAATGGTATTTGTAACCTATAATGACATCACTCGTTTTATGAACAATTAA
- a CDS encoding ABC transporter ATP-binding protein, whose amino-acid sequence MDKNYKEMKLKEVFTRFKPYYKDYWFYFVLAIIGMLLTSGGTAASAYIIEPILNKIFIKKNVELLYYMPLLVILIYVLKNLGAYMQVYYISYVGTDILRRLRELVLGNLLRLDMGFFHKYRSGELISRCTSDIGALQNIVSTIIPEILREGLTAIGLLSVVIYQSPKLAFFALVILPLAIYPLVLFAKKIKKIGRNTQEKNSDLTSRLSEIFSNIELIKASNASKNEMQKFSQTNSEVCKLSLKGIRIEALSSPLMESMGSIGFAVVIIVGGKEVIDGSLSIGSFFSFTTALFMAYTPIKRLSSLYTRLQNAVAASERTFYLTDLEPQIKGGNEKLTENIQNICFKNVSLSYQENKIVLNDVSFSFNRGEILALVGSSGGGKSSIINLLMYFFEKNSGEILINQKDISSFDITSLRENISLVTQNIYIFNDTIAQNIAYAKEYDEARVIEVLKQANAYDFVQELGGIHTELKEHGKNLSGGQKQRIAIARALYKNPQILIFDEATSALDNESEKAIVRTIENLKKDRLILIIAHRLSTIENADKIAVLDKGEIASIGNDAYLMQHCKIYQKLKQKAQKTDQIQANEN is encoded by the coding sequence ATGGATAAAAATTACAAAGAAATGAAGCTTAAAGAGGTTTTTACTCGCTTTAAGCCTTATTATAAAGATTATTGGTTTTATTTTGTTTTAGCTATCATTGGCATGCTTTTAACTAGTGGTGGCACAGCTGCTAGTGCTTACATTATAGAGCCGATTTTAAATAAAATTTTTATTAAAAAAAATGTTGAATTGCTTTATTATATGCCTTTATTAGTGATTTTAATTTATGTATTAAAAAACCTTGGCGCTTATATGCAAGTTTATTATATTTCTTATGTTGGAACAGATATTTTAAGAAGATTAAGAGAATTGGTTCTTGGAAATCTCTTACGTTTAGATATGGGTTTTTTCCATAAATACAGAAGCGGGGAACTAATCAGCAGATGTACTTCTGACATTGGTGCTTTACAAAATATAGTTTCTACTATAATACCTGAAATTTTAAGAGAAGGCTTAACTGCCATTGGGCTTTTAAGTGTGGTGATTTATCAAAGTCCAAAACTTGCTTTTTTCGCTTTAGTTATCTTACCTTTAGCGATTTACCCTCTTGTTCTTTTTGCAAAAAAAATTAAAAAAATAGGACGCAATACTCAAGAAAAAAATTCTGATCTTACTTCAAGATTAAGTGAAATCTTTTCTAATATAGAACTGATCAAAGCCTCCAATGCAAGCAAAAATGAAATGCAAAAATTCAGTCAAACCAATAGCGAAGTTTGTAAGCTTTCCCTAAAAGGTATCAGAATAGAAGCTTTAAGCAGTCCTTTAATGGAATCTATGGGTTCAATCGGATTTGCTGTAGTGATTATAGTGGGTGGTAAAGAAGTGATTGATGGGAGTTTAAGTATAGGATCTTTCTTTAGCTTTACCACAGCTTTGTTTATGGCTTATACTCCTATCAAAAGACTTTCTTCACTTTATACGAGATTGCAAAATGCAGTAGCTGCAAGCGAAAGAACTTTTTATTTAACCGATTTAGAACCACAAATTAAAGGTGGTAATGAAAAACTTACAGAAAATATCCAAAATATTTGCTTTAAAAATGTCTCTTTGAGTTACCAAGAAAATAAAATAGTCCTAAATGATGTAAGTTTTTCTTTTAATAGAGGAGAAATTTTAGCCCTAGTAGGCTCAAGTGGTGGTGGAAAATCTTCCATCATTAATCTTTTAATGTATTTTTTTGAAAAAAATAGCGGCGAAATTTTAATCAACCAAAAAGATATTAGTTCTTTTGATATTACTAGTTTAAGAGAAAATATTTCTTTAGTAACTCAAAATATTTACATATTTAACGATACTATTGCTCAAAACATTGCCTACGCTAAAGAGTATGACGAAGCACGCGTGATAGAAGTTTTAAAACAAGCCAATGCGTATGATTTTGTTCAAGAACTTGGAGGTATACATACTGAATTAAAAGAGCATGGTAAAAATCTCTCAGGTGGACAAAAACAACGTATCGCTATAGCAAGAGCTTTATACAAAAATCCTCAAATTTTAATTTTTGATGAAGCCACTTCAGCACTTGATAATGAAAGCGAAAAAGCCATTGTAAGAACAATAGAAAATCTAAAAAAAGATCGTTTAATACTCATCATCGCGCACAGACTTAGCACAATAGAAAATGCAGACAAAATCGCTGTGCTAGATAAAGGTGAAATCGCCTCTATTGGAAACGATGCATATTTGATGCAGCATTGCAAAATTTATCAAAAACTAAAACAAAAAGCACAAAAAACCGATCAAATTCAAGCAAATGAAAACTAA
- a CDS encoding enoyl-ACP reductase, with amino-acid sequence MNTFFQNKTLVISGGTRGIGKAIVYEFAKAGVNIAFTYNSNADLAQEIVKDLESNYKIKAKAYKFNILEPETYKELFEKIDQDFDRIDFFISNAIISGRAVVGGYTKFIKLKPKGINNIFTATVNAFVVGAQEAAKRMEKIGGGSILSISSTGNLVHIENYAGHGTAKAAVEAMARYAATELGAKNIRVNIVSGGPIDTDALKAFTNYEEVKNATINLSPLNRIGEPQDLAGACLFLCSDKANWITGHTLIVDGGTTFK; translated from the coding sequence ATGAATACTTTTTTTCAAAATAAAACTTTGGTAATTAGCGGCGGAACAAGAGGAATTGGCAAAGCTATTGTATATGAATTTGCAAAAGCTGGAGTAAATATAGCTTTTACTTATAATTCTAATGCTGACTTAGCTCAAGAAATTGTAAAAGATTTAGAGTCAAATTATAAAATCAAAGCAAAAGCATATAAGTTTAATATACTTGAACCAGAAACTTATAAAGAATTATTTGAAAAAATTGATCAAGATTTTGACAGAATAGATTTTTTCATCTCCAATGCTATCATTTCAGGTCGTGCTGTAGTGGGCGGATATACCAAATTTATAAAATTAAAACCAAAAGGTATTAATAATATTTTCACAGCAACCGTAAATGCTTTTGTAGTTGGAGCACAAGAAGCGGCCAAAAGAATGGAAAAAATTGGTGGAGGTAGTATACTATCTATTTCTTCTACAGGAAATTTAGTCCATATTGAAAATTATGCTGGACATGGTACTGCAAAAGCAGCGGTTGAAGCTATGGCAAGATATGCTGCAACTGAGCTTGGTGCAAAAAATATCCGCGTAAATATAGTAAGTGGTGGACCGATTGACACTGATGCACTCAAAGCATTTACAAACTATGAAGAAGTAAAAAACGCAACAATTAATCTTAGTCCGCTTAATCGCATCGGTGAACCTCAAGATTTAGCTGGGGCATGTTTATTTTTATGCTCTGATAAAGCAAATTGGATCACAGGTCATACGCTAATCGTTGATGGTGGTACCACTTTTAAATGA
- the dapA gene encoding 4-hydroxy-tetrahydrodipicolinate synthase → MDNKIIIGAMTALITPFKNGKLDEQTYYKLIKRQIANGIDVVVPVGTTGESATLTHEEHRICIEIALDACKGSSCKVLAGAGSNATHEAVSLAKFAQEHGADGILSVTPYYNKPTQEGLYLHYKEIAKSIDIPVLLYNVPGRTGCELQTETIIKLFRDCENIYGVKEASGNIDKCVDLLAHEPRLMLLSGEDAINYPILSNGGKGVISVTSNLLPDMISKLTHLALEEKYIEAKKINDELYNINKILFCESNPIPIKAAMYIAGLTPTLEYRLPLCKPSDCNLTKIEAIMKNYNIKGF, encoded by the coding sequence ATGGACAATAAAATTATCATAGGAGCAATGACAGCTTTAATTACTCCATTTAAAAATGGAAAACTAGACGAACAAACTTATTATAAACTCATCAAAAGACAAATTGCAAATGGTATTGATGTAGTAGTACCTGTTGGAACAACTGGAGAAAGTGCAACTTTAACTCATGAAGAGCATAGAATTTGTATAGAAATTGCCCTTGATGCATGCAAAGGAAGTTCTTGCAAGGTCTTAGCAGGTGCAGGAAGTAACGCTACGCATGAAGCTGTAAGCTTGGCTAAATTTGCCCAAGAACATGGTGCTGATGGTATTTTAAGTGTTACGCCTTATTACAATAAGCCTACACAAGAAGGTTTATATTTACACTATAAAGAAATAGCAAAAAGTATTGATATACCTGTGCTTTTATATAATGTCCCAGGAAGAACAGGATGTGAACTTCAAACAGAAACCATTATAAAATTATTTAGAGATTGCGAAAATATTTACGGGGTTAAAGAAGCTAGCGGAAACATTGATAAGTGCGTAGATTTATTAGCACATGAACCTAGATTGATGCTTTTAAGCGGGGAAGATGCAATTAATTATCCTATACTTTCAAATGGTGGTAAAGGTGTGATTTCAGTTACTTCAAATTTACTTCCTGATATGATTTCAAAATTAACTCATCTAGCTTTAGAAGAAAAATACATTGAAGCTAAAAAAATCAATGATGAGTTGTATAATATTAATAAAATTTTATTTTGTGAAAGCAATCCTATACCTATTAAAGCGGCAATGTATATAGCAGGTTTAACCCCTACTTTAGAATATCGTTTGCCACTTTGCAAACCTAGTGATTGTAATTTAACAAAAATAGAAGCAATAATGAAAAACTATAATATAAAAGGATTTTAA
- a CDS encoding M16 family metallopeptidase, whose protein sequence is MIHYKNTTLENGLEIYTLPVNKKSGVISVDIFYKVGSRNEKMGKSGIAHMLEHLNFKSTKNLKAGEFDEIVKGFGGVDNASTGFDYTHYFIKCSSENLDKSLWLFAELMRNLNLKDDEFQPERDVVLEERRWRTDNNPLGYLYFRLYNHAFLHHPYHWTPIGFFKDIQNWSIEDIREFHQTFYQPKNAILLVSGDINEDEVFNLAKKHFHDIKNTKTIPIVHEKEPEQDGAKRIILHKESDTQLLALAYKIPAFNHEDIPKLCALSELLGNGKSSLISKILIDKLELINEFYAYASENIDENLFIFICVCNEGIKAEDVEKELLKILDDVKNAKFDDTIMEKIKNTVKSDFIFSLSNASSVANIYGSYLARGDLKPLLDYEKNIKNLSKDDLIHCAKKYFNENKSTTIILKKG, encoded by the coding sequence ATGATTCATTATAAAAACACTACCCTTGAGAACGGACTTGAAATTTATACCCTACCTGTTAACAAAAAAAGCGGGGTAATTAGTGTAGATATTTTTTATAAAGTTGGCTCAAGAAATGAAAAAATGGGAAAAAGTGGCATAGCACATATGCTAGAACACTTAAATTTTAAAAGTACTAAAAATTTAAAAGCAGGTGAATTTGATGAGATAGTTAAAGGTTTTGGCGGAGTGGACAACGCAAGCACAGGCTTTGACTACACACATTATTTCATCAAATGCTCCAGTGAAAATTTAGATAAATCTTTATGGCTTTTTGCAGAATTAATGCGTAATTTAAATCTCAAAGATGATGAATTTCAACCTGAAAGAGATGTAGTTTTAGAAGAAAGGCGATGGAGAACTGATAATAACCCTTTGGGTTATTTATACTTTAGACTATATAACCATGCCTTTTTACACCACCCATACCATTGGACTCCGATAGGATTTTTCAAAGATATACAAAATTGGAGTATAGAAGATATAAGAGAATTTCACCAAACTTTCTACCAACCTAAAAACGCCATCTTACTTGTAAGTGGCGATATTAATGAAGATGAAGTTTTTAACCTAGCCAAAAAACATTTTCATGATATTAAAAACACCAAAACAATTCCCATAGTCCATGAGAAAGAACCTGAACAAGATGGTGCAAAACGCATTATTTTACACAAAGAAAGCGATACGCAATTATTAGCGCTTGCATATAAGATTCCCGCATTTAATCACGAAGATATACCAAAGCTTTGTGCTTTAAGTGAGCTTTTGGGAAATGGAAAAAGCTCTCTCATAAGTAAAATTTTAATCGACAAACTAGAGCTAATCAATGAATTTTATGCTTATGCTAGTGAAAACATAGATGAGAATTTGTTTATATTTATTTGTGTTTGCAATGAAGGCATAAAAGCAGAAGATGTTGAAAAAGAACTTTTAAAAATTCTTGATGATGTAAAAAATGCCAAATTTGATGATACCATCATGGAAAAAATCAAAAATACCGTAAAAAGTGATTTTATTTTCTCATTAAGCAATGCAAGTAGTGTGGCAAATATTTATGGTTCTTATCTTGCAAGAGGAGACTTAAAACCTTTACTTGATTATGAAAAAAACATCAAAAATCTAAGTAAAGATGATTTAATTCATTGTGCTAAAAAATACTTCAATGAAAATAAATCTACTACAATAATCTTAAAAAAGGGGTGA
- a CDS encoding inverse autotransporter beta-barrel domain-containing protein, with protein sequence MKKYIFLSCIYISSFALNLEESLIEGEADISKYQKSNIISKQVFFQKPQKYQTQNIDFGTFASKSLGQVLNLSSKDKTEANLDYNTLNVNIKNINSILDYENTTLLLEKQVRIGQLEQVYSLGLINRYEFDDFNLGFNYFNDQYKEAYGKNSFGVEFQFSHYFKVYANHYNIKENDSEDSTELGLMFDLPYLNVLSVNSNMKELQYQYNITYSPISIVDLSLNYQDEKTSAKDQAAMWVRFRLNYEQSLSKQFYNSLYHKNHIGKFNRYDFATRTY encoded by the coding sequence GTGAAAAAATACATTTTTTTAAGTTGTATATATATAAGTTCATTTGCTTTAAATTTAGAAGAAAGCTTGATTGAAGGTGAAGCTGATATTAGTAAGTATCAAAAATCAAACATTATTTCTAAACAAGTATTTTTTCAAAAACCACAAAAATATCAAACTCAAAATATTGATTTTGGAACCTTTGCTAGTAAATCTTTAGGACAAGTTTTGAATTTAAGTTCTAAAGATAAAACAGAGGCCAATTTAGACTATAATACTTTAAATGTAAATATAAAAAATATTAATTCAATACTAGATTATGAAAATACTACTTTACTTTTGGAAAAGCAAGTAAGAATAGGGCAATTAGAACAAGTATATTCTTTAGGACTTATCAATCGTTATGAATTTGATGACTTTAATTTAGGTTTTAATTATTTTAATGATCAGTATAAAGAAGCTTATGGAAAAAATAGTTTTGGTGTCGAATTTCAATTTAGTCATTATTTTAAAGTATACGCTAATCATTATAATATAAAAGAAAACGATAGTGAAGATAGTACAGAACTTGGTTTAATGTTTGATTTACCTTATTTGAATGTTTTAAGTGTTAATTCTAATATGAAAGAATTGCAATATCAGTATAACATTACTTATTCTCCTATTTCTATTGTAGATTTATCGCTTAATTATCAAGATGAAAAAACTAGCGCTAAAGATCAAGCCGCAATGTGGGTAAGATTTAGACTCAATTATGAACAAAGTTTAAGTAAACAATTTTACAATAGTCTTTACCATAAAAATCATATAGGGAAATTCAATCGTTATGATTTTGCTACTAGGACTTATTAA
- the pgsA gene encoding CDP-diacylglycerol--glycerol-3-phosphate 3-phosphatidyltransferase: MNLPNALAFIRILLAPILFYLLIHDFENIHPSWVNYFACVVFGIAALTDFFDGYIARTWNQTTKLGAIIDPLADKMLVLAAFLGLLLTQKADPWIIYIILVREFFITGFRVVMVSEKFDVSASFAGKIKTTFQIIAIIFLIMQWPFANTLLFIALVLTLYSAFEYILAYIRHFKKV, from the coding sequence ATGAATTTACCCAACGCTTTGGCATTTATAAGGATACTATTAGCTCCTATTTTATTTTATTTATTAATTCATGATTTTGAAAATATCCATCCTAGTTGGGTAAATTATTTTGCATGTGTTGTTTTTGGCATAGCGGCTTTGACTGATTTTTTTGATGGTTATATTGCACGTACTTGGAACCAAACCACCAAACTTGGAGCCATTATAGATCCTTTAGCAGATAAAATGCTTGTTTTGGCTGCTTTTTTAGGATTATTACTCACTCAAAAAGCTGATCCGTGGATAATTTATATTATTTTAGTAAGAGAGTTTTTCATCACCGGATTTAGAGTAGTGATGGTCAGTGAAAAATTTGATGTAAGTGCTTCTTTTGCGGGTAAAATAAAAACAACCTTTCAAATAATAGCCATTATATTTCTAATCATGCAATGGCCTTTTGCTAATACATTATTATTTATTGCCTTAGTACTCACGCTTTATTCAGCTTTTGAATACATACTAGCTTATATAAGACATTTTAAAAAGGTATAA
- a CDS encoding quinone-dependent dihydroorotate dehydrogenase: MTYESLKPLIYKLDPENAHALAEFSMRTLDCIFPGGLSFFAKDYIVNDEALNQEIFNLHFYNPVGLAGGFDKNATMIRPLSALGFGFLEYGTFTPKPQSGNEKPRLFRLVEQESIQNAMGFNNKGKDAVAKEVKKVYPFSIPLVANIGKNKITSNEEAINDYIILLKDFKDLCDLFVINISSPNTKNLRDLQSEEFVSTLFNQAKEITSKPVILKIAPDMNIDSAISLCKSAINAKADGIIMANTSIDYSLIDNARTFGGISGKLITQKSATFFKEVAKEIYQDTVLIASGGIDSAETAYERIKNGASLVQIYTAMIFKGPSIVKNINQGLIELLKQDGFNHISQAIGVNFK, translated from the coding sequence ATGACTTATGAGAGCTTAAAACCTTTAATATATAAATTAGATCCAGAAAACGCCCATGCTTTAGCTGAATTTAGCATGCGTACTTTAGATTGTATTTTTCCCGGAGGACTTAGTTTTTTTGCAAAAGACTACATAGTAAACGATGAAGCCCTAAACCAAGAAATTTTCAATCTACATTTTTACAATCCAGTAGGTTTAGCAGGTGGATTTGACAAAAATGCAACCATGATAAGACCACTAAGTGCATTGGGTTTTGGATTTTTAGAGTATGGAACTTTTACTCCAAAACCACAAAGTGGCAATGAAAAACCTAGACTTTTTAGGCTAGTTGAACAAGAAAGCATTCAAAATGCTATGGGTTTTAACAACAAAGGCAAAGATGCTGTCGCCAAAGAAGTTAAAAAAGTCTATCCTTTTAGCATACCTTTGGTGGCAAATATAGGCAAAAATAAAATTACCTCAAATGAAGAAGCAATAAATGATTATATTATTTTACTAAAAGATTTTAAAGACTTATGTGATTTATTTGTAATCAACATTTCCTCACCAAACACTAAAAATCTACGAGATTTACAAAGTGAAGAATTTGTAAGCACCTTATTTAATCAAGCAAAAGAAATCACAAGCAAACCAGTCATTTTAAAAATCGCACCAGATATGAATATCGATAGTGCTATATCACTTTGCAAAAGCGCTATTAATGCAAAGGCAGATGGTATTATTATGGCAAATACTAGTATTGATTATTCTTTGATTGATAATGCAAGAACTTTTGGTGGAATTAGCGGTAAATTAATCACTCAAAAAAGTGCAACCTTCTTTAAGGAAGTAGCAAAAGAAATTTATCAAGATACTGTTTTAATAGCAAGTGGTGGAATAGACAGTGCTGAAACCGCTTATGAGCGTATCAAAAATGGTGCTAGCTTAGTTCAAATTTATACTGCTATGATCTTTAAAGGGCCAAGTATAGTCAAAAATATCAACCAAGGTTTAATTGAACTTTTAAAACAAGATGGCTTTAACCATATCAGTCAAGCTATAGGAGTAAATTTTAAATGA